A stretch of the Rosa rugosa chromosome 5, drRosRugo1.1, whole genome shotgun sequence genome encodes the following:
- the LOC133708626 gene encoding uncharacterized protein LOC133708626 isoform X2 produces the protein MGHRSWKKNYGGNDYAITCVVWSGESLNLFDVSLVQLKHGLVGFTMGSLWRSGANWTISVFLCAIVRALGSVGYVLITSFLIRENIFALITINIHASLTFIFTAAGIYTVPSMEAIYALFSILVFINSGSFTFLLHILYGAFLSRLGMKASLRLPRWLEKAI, from the exons ATGGGGCACCGCAGCTGGAAGAAAAACTATG GTGGCAACGACTATGCTATTACTTGTGTTGTCTGGTCCGGTGAAAGCCTTAACCTATTTG ATGTCTCTCTTGTGCAGCTTAAGCATGGATTAGTTGGCTTTACAATGGGAAGTTTGTGGAG GTCGGGAGCAAATTGGACTATTTCAGTTTTCTTGTGCGCAATT GTTCGAGCATTGGGTTCTGTAGGGTATGTTTTGATCACTTCTTTCTTGATCAGAGAAAACATATTTGCTCTG ATCACCATAAACATTCATGCTTCTCTAACATTCATCTTCACAGCAGCAGGCATCTATACAGTTCCATCGATGGAAGCAATATATGCCTTATTTAGTATTCTG GTTTTTATAAATAGTGGGTCCTTCACGTTCTTGCTGCACATACTGTATGGTGCCTTCCTTTCGAGGCTCGGGATGAAAGCATCTTTGAGATTGCCAAGATGGCTGGAGAAGGCAATATAG
- the LOC133710111 gene encoding uncharacterized protein LOC133710111 has product MYVTRPLSLYKKSPADLSLPPPEGPNSGILVIQDEEPKCCMNLFKSDMIKDLPLPQNRSLELYYAQGFYPMRELHFFKVLFIPVLNQPLSSNQYYAIYPFGKDRGEGYTSSKEDETDMDPCCFSSCSNDVKPQRFDPKNLYQQYQIDLHRKIVNISGGFVANSMAKDGCPPDALWRRGWKLTCSTAHEFELGDAPGLDTTLRAQLPGFDFPLNNVVVGKWYCPFMFVKEGTPKPSRTIYYEMTLEQRWEQIFVKERSKEHDIGNAVNVDVVVQSEVVVVVLGGREGVCDEKQVDDDGVVWFKSVNNVDEERRVGVSLAIVERMKWEQERVGWVGGDEGKVRVERVEEYGGMGEWKKFGCFVLVERFVLKRMNGSLLVSHEFKHTHQIKCKWE; this is encoded by the exons ATGTATGTGACAAGACCTCTCTCATTGTACAAAAAGTCTCCTGCTGATCTTTCATTGCCTCCTCCTGAAGGTCCAAATTCTGGTATTCTTGTTATCCAAGATGAAGAACCCAAGTGCTGTATGAATTTGTTCAAGAGTGATATGATTAAAGACCTGCCTCTCCCTCAGAACAGAAGTCTAGAGCTTTACTATGCACAAGGGTTTTATCCAATGAGAGAACTTCATTTTTTCAAAGTTCTATTCATCCCAGTTCTCAATCAGCCCCTGTCTTCCAATCAGTACTACGCAATATATCCATTTGGGAAGGATAGAGG GGAAGGGTACACAAGCTCAAAAGAGGATGAAACAGACATGGACCCATGTTGCTTCAGCAGCTGTTCTAATGATGTAAAGCCGCAACGTTTTGATCCCAAAAACCTGTACCAGCAATATCAGATTGATCTTCACAGAAAAATTGTGAACATTTCTGGTGGGTTTGTGGCTAATTCTATGGCTAAAGATGGTTGTCCCCCAGATGCATTGTGGAGAAGAGGGTGGAAACTCACTTGCTCAACGGCACATGAGTTCGAACTAGGTGATGCACCAGGCCTAGACACTACTCTCCGCGCCCAACTTCCTGGTTTTGATTTCCCATTGAATAATGTGGTTGTAGGGAAGTGGTATTGTCCATTCATGTTTGTCAAGGAAGGCACACCGAAACCGTCGAGAACAATATACTATGAGATGACACTTGAGCAAAGATGGGAACAAATATTTGTGAAGGAGCGTAGTAAGGAACATGATATAGGCAATGCTGTGAATGTGGATGTTGTTGTGCAAAGTGAGGTGGTTGTGGTTGTGCTTGGAGGGAGGGAAGGTGTTTGTGATGAGAAACAAGTGGATGATGATGGGGTGGTGTGGTTTAAGAGTGTCAACAATGTGGATGAAGAGAGAAGGGTCGGGGTGAGCTTAGCGATTGTTGAGAGGATGAAGTGGGAGCAAGAAAGGGTTGGGTGGGTTGGGGGAGATGAAGGCAAAGTGAGAGTGGAGAGAGTTGAGGAATATGGAGGGATGGGTGAGTGGAAGAAGTTTGGTTGTTTTGTATTGGTTGAGAGGTTTGTGTTGAAAAGAATGAATGGGAGCTTGTTAGTTAGCCATGAGTTCAAGCACACTCATCAGATTAAGTGTAAATGGGAATGA
- the LOC133709720 gene encoding uncharacterized protein LOC133709720, translating into MYVTRPLSMYQKQPSMLSLPPPEGPNSGILVIQDEESEPTIFFGLFKGHELKHLPFPQNKNLKLRYSTGNGQQTSVSYFYTAFIPVLNQPLASNCYYAISSRGKHEGQAYTSSTEEDLGTCCFCTYVRDVPPQPLNPNNTWQQFQVQRKGRFNQFGGFVAKAIASDGFPPKFLGRKGWEIYTSTPRDFHLDEAPGLDSALRARLPDFNFEVSNASSNPVVVGKWYCPFMFVKEGSLTPKDQMSSTRYYEMTLEQRWEQIFACDSDANEENNAVVVDVSVENEFVTVTGNDVEAVHEERDMANGVIWYRGFNKVGGESIVGVSLAILERVKWEQQRYGWNGGNERKVRVKKVEEFGGMGRWKKFGCYVLVERFVLKRMDGSLVLTYGFRHTHQIRSKWV; encoded by the exons ATGTATGTGACAAGGCCTCTTTCTATGTACCAGAAGCAACCTTCCATGCTCTCTTTGCCACCTCCAGAGGGTCCAAATTCCGGTATTTTGGTCATACAAGATGAAGAATCAGAGCCTACAATTTTCTTTGGCTTGTTTAAAGGCCACGAGCTCAAGCACCTCCCTTTCCCTCAGAACAAGAATCTGAAGCTTCGTTATTCCACAGGCAATGGACAGCAAACATCCGTTTCTTATTTCTACACTGCCTTCATTCCAGTCCTTAACCAGCCTCTGGCATCCAATTGTTATTATGCAATTTCGTCCCGCGGGAAGCATGAAGG ACAAGCATACACCAGTTCAACAGAGGAGGACTTGGGAACCTGCTGCTTCTGCACTTACGTCCGAGATGTACCACCGCAACCCTTAAATCCTAATAACACATGGCAGCAATTTCAGGTCCAACGCAAAGGCAGATTTAACCAATTTGGTGGTTTTGTTGCCAAAGCTATAGCTTCGGATGGGTTTCCTCCAAAGTTTCTTGGAAGAAAAGGCTGGGAGATATATACCTCAACTCCACGTGACTTCCATTTAGATGAAGCACCAGGTCTAGACTCTGCACTACGTGCCCGCCTTCCGGATTTCAACTTTGAAGTATCGAATGCAAGCTCGAATCCTGTGGTTGTGGGGAAGTGGTATTGTCCCTTCATGTTTGTTAAGGAAGGATCACTAACACCGAAAGATCAAATGAGTAGCACAAGGTATTATGAGATGACACTCGAACAAAGATGGGAGCAAATATTTGCATGTGACAGTGATGCAAATGAGGAAAATAATGCTGTGGTTGTTGATGTTTCTGTCGAAAATGAATTTGTCACCGTTACTGGAAATGATGTGGAAGCTGTGCATGAGGAGAGGGATATGGCTAATGGGGTAATCTGGTATAGGGGTTTTAACAAAGTAGGAGGAGAGAgcattgtaggggtgagcttagCAATTTTAGAGAGGGTGAAGTGGGAGCAACAAAGGTATGGATGGAATGGAGGGAATGAGAGGAAGGTGAGAGTGAAGAAAGTAGAGGAGTTTGGGGGTATGGGAAGGTGGAAGAAATTTGGTTGCTATGTGTTGGTTGAGAGGTTTGTACTGAAAAGAATGGATGGAAGCTTGGTACTAACTTATGGTTTCAGACACACTCATCAGATTAGGAGCAAATGGGTGTGA
- the LOC133708626 gene encoding uncharacterized protein LOC133708626 isoform X1, with translation MIPLQIHHPSPPLSISQTTPLSSLPSLPHLLSQRLDLSIKPNPFTFSPISLPKPTFKLSRASQSRSLFFGNEEDTAGISTDLDDLSPNGVVHRKTLALVECSMFAALTGLVYFLSNSLAIENYFGCFFSLPIVITSMRWGTAAGRKTMVATTMLLLVLSGPVKALTYLLKHGLVGFTMGSLWRSGANWTISVFLCAIVRALGSVGYVLITSFLIRENIFALITINIHASLTFIFTAAGIYTVPSMEAIYALFSILVFINSGSFTFLLHILYGAFLSRLGMKASLRLPRWLEKAI, from the exons ATGATTCCTCTGCAAATTCACCACCCCTCTCCACCCTTGTCAATTTCCCAAACTacccctctctcctctctcccttcCCTTCCTCACCTCCTCTCTCAAAGACTCGACCTTTCCATCAAACCCAACCCCTTCACCTTCTCCCCAATTTCACTGCCCAAACCCACCTTCAAGCTCTCAAGGGCATCGCAAAGTCGATCGCTTTTCTTCGGAAATGAGGAGGACACCGCCGGAATTTCAACTGACCTCGACGACTTGTCCCCAAACGGCGTCGTTCACCGGAAAACATTGGCATTGGTTGAGTGCTCCATGTTTGCTGCGCTTACTGGGTTGGTGTATTTCCTCAGCAATTCTCTCGCAATTGAG AATTACTTTGGTTGCTTCTTTTCGCTGCCGATAGTGATCACCTCAATGAGATGGGGCACCGCAGCTGGAAGAAAAACTATG GTGGCAACGACTATGCTATTACTTGTGTTGTCTGGTCCGGTGAAAGCCTTAACCTATTTG CTTAAGCATGGATTAGTTGGCTTTACAATGGGAAGTTTGTGGAG GTCGGGAGCAAATTGGACTATTTCAGTTTTCTTGTGCGCAATT GTTCGAGCATTGGGTTCTGTAGGGTATGTTTTGATCACTTCTTTCTTGATCAGAGAAAACATATTTGCTCTG ATCACCATAAACATTCATGCTTCTCTAACATTCATCTTCACAGCAGCAGGCATCTATACAGTTCCATCGATGGAAGCAATATATGCCTTATTTAGTATTCTG GTTTTTATAAATAGTGGGTCCTTCACGTTCTTGCTGCACATACTGTATGGTGCCTTCCTTTCGAGGCTCGGGATGAAAGCATCTTTGAGATTGCCAAGATGGCTGGAGAAGGCAATATAG
- the LOC133708625 gene encoding choline/ethanolaminephosphotransferase 1 isoform X2, with protein sequence MDAITLTGFMFLLTSALLGYIYSPRLDSAPPRWVNFAHGLLLFLYQTFDAVDGKQARRTNSSSPLGELFDHGCDALACALEALAFGSTAMCGRNTFWFWVISAVPFYFATWEHYFTNTLILPALNGPTEGLMLIYLSHCFTAFVGSEWWAQPFGNSLPVLSWIPFLSEITMANAVLFLMIAFAVLPTVTINVMNVYKVVQARKGSMLLALAMLYPFAVLLGVVLAWDYLSPAGIMRNYPHLVVMGTGLAFGYLVGRMILAHLCDEPKGLKTGMCMSLLYLPFAIANALTARLNDGVPLVDDSLVLLGYCAFTVTLYLHFATSVIHEITTALGIYCFRITRKEA encoded by the exons ATGGATGCC ATAACACTTACAGGGTTCATGTTCTTGCTCACATCTGCGCTGCTTGGCTAT ATATATTCACCAAGATTGGATTCTGCTCCACCTAGATGGGTCAATTTTGCTCATGGATTGCTTCTTTTCCTATACCAG ACCTTTGATGCTGTTGATGGGAAGCAAGCCAGACGAACAAATTCCTCAAGTCCACTGGGGGAACTTTTTGACCATG GATGTGATGCCCTTGCATGTGCG CTTGAAGCGTTGGCTTTTGGGAGCACTGCAATGTGTGGAAGGAACACTTTCTGGTTCTGGGTGATTTCAGCTGTTCCATTTTACTTTGCAACTTGGGAGCA TTACTTCACCAATACCCTAATACTTCCTGCCTTGAATGGGCCCACAGAGGGTCTCATGCTGATATATTTGAGTCATTGTTTCACAGCTTTTGTTG GTTCTGAGTGGTGGGCTCAACCATTTGGAAATTCTTTGCCTGTTCTGAGCTGGATCCCTTTTCTAAGTG AAATTACGATGGCCAACGCTGTGTTGTTTCTAATGATAGCTTTCGCTGTTCTCCCAACAGTAACAATCAA TGTTATGAATGTTTATAAGGTCGTCCAGGCAAGGAAAGGCAGCATGCTATTGGCACTGGCGATG CTTTATCCTTTTGCTGTTCTTTTGGGAGTAGTTTTGGCATG GGATTATTTGTCACCTGCTGGCATCATGAGGAACTATCCACATTTAGTCGTAATGGGAACTGGGCTTGCTTTTGGGTACCTTGTG GGAAGAATGATTCTTGCTCACTTGTGTGATGAGCCAAAGGGCTTGAAAACTGGAATGTGCATG TCATTGTTGTATCTCCCATTTGCCATTGCAAATGCACTCACAGCTAGACTGAACGACGG TGTTCCATTGGTTGATGACAGTTTGGTTCTCCTTGGTTACTGTGCATTTACAG TGACACTCTATCTTCACTTTGCAACATCAGTCATTCATGAAATTACGACAGCCTTGGGAATCTATTGCTTCAG GATAACTAGGAAAGAAGCTTGA
- the LOC133708625 gene encoding choline/ethanolaminephosphotransferase 1 isoform X1, with protein MGYIGAHGVNALHRYKYSGVDHSLVSKYVLNPFWTRFVNFFPLWMPPNMITLTGFMFLLTSALLGYIYSPRLDSAPPRWVNFAHGLLLFLYQTFDAVDGKQARRTNSSSPLGELFDHGCDALACALEALAFGSTAMCGRNTFWFWVISAVPFYFATWEHYFTNTLILPALNGPTEGLMLIYLSHCFTAFVGSEWWAQPFGNSLPVLSWIPFLSEITMANAVLFLMIAFAVLPTVTINVMNVYKVVQARKGSMLLALAMLYPFAVLLGVVLAWDYLSPAGIMRNYPHLVVMGTGLAFGYLVGRMILAHLCDEPKGLKTGMCMSLLYLPFAIANALTARLNDGVPLVDDSLVLLGYCAFTVTLYLHFATSVIHEITTALGIYCFRITRKEA; from the exons ATGGGATATATTGGGGCACATGGTGTGAATGCTTTGCACAGATACAAGTATAGTGGTGTGGATCACTCCTTGGTCTCCAAATATGTCTTGAATCCCTTCTGGACGCGCTTTGTTAATTTCTTTCCCCTATGGATGCC GCCAAACATG ATAACACTTACAGGGTTCATGTTCTTGCTCACATCTGCGCTGCTTGGCTAT ATATATTCACCAAGATTGGATTCTGCTCCACCTAGATGGGTCAATTTTGCTCATGGATTGCTTCTTTTCCTATACCAG ACCTTTGATGCTGTTGATGGGAAGCAAGCCAGACGAACAAATTCCTCAAGTCCACTGGGGGAACTTTTTGACCATG GATGTGATGCCCTTGCATGTGCG CTTGAAGCGTTGGCTTTTGGGAGCACTGCAATGTGTGGAAGGAACACTTTCTGGTTCTGGGTGATTTCAGCTGTTCCATTTTACTTTGCAACTTGGGAGCA TTACTTCACCAATACCCTAATACTTCCTGCCTTGAATGGGCCCACAGAGGGTCTCATGCTGATATATTTGAGTCATTGTTTCACAGCTTTTGTTG GTTCTGAGTGGTGGGCTCAACCATTTGGAAATTCTTTGCCTGTTCTGAGCTGGATCCCTTTTCTAAGTG AAATTACGATGGCCAACGCTGTGTTGTTTCTAATGATAGCTTTCGCTGTTCTCCCAACAGTAACAATCAA TGTTATGAATGTTTATAAGGTCGTCCAGGCAAGGAAAGGCAGCATGCTATTGGCACTGGCGATG CTTTATCCTTTTGCTGTTCTTTTGGGAGTAGTTTTGGCATG GGATTATTTGTCACCTGCTGGCATCATGAGGAACTATCCACATTTAGTCGTAATGGGAACTGGGCTTGCTTTTGGGTACCTTGTG GGAAGAATGATTCTTGCTCACTTGTGTGATGAGCCAAAGGGCTTGAAAACTGGAATGTGCATG TCATTGTTGTATCTCCCATTTGCCATTGCAAATGCACTCACAGCTAGACTGAACGACGG TGTTCCATTGGTTGATGACAGTTTGGTTCTCCTTGGTTACTGTGCATTTACAG TGACACTCTATCTTCACTTTGCAACATCAGTCATTCATGAAATTACGACAGCCTTGGGAATCTATTGCTTCAG GATAACTAGGAAAGAAGCTTGA
- the LOC133710110 gene encoding uncharacterized protein LOC133710110, with product MRDRGKAVESAHNFDMEYYCSSSEMPCNKHPNSSSIGICAYCLKERLALLVCSDCGEQRLSSCSCSEISSSSNRNSCTGEVGSVGRVSFLIENEKNEALLSKQKPKPQEKEEVVVLRRSSSSCAEIKRSGFWRFGRLFRKKRSEKDCGNKSVGGFDDKSEMWLVDHVGVSRSRSLCSFRGGGLFESEDGGDHLVVSGARSSISAARSSSVTAGMVLDSGRKSGFSEGRKSGFSEGRKSGFSEGRKSGFSEGRKSGFDGEKKDEVLVSELGGNDQFKGVKKSDFSGATKRVFSLKESDFSRLDESGFIDLKLDYSTESKPDLKMGTLTGSESLFGSMRGSDFVAHEYGPGQFGDGIFSHSGSCRITVNERGIKRGRKSLKGGWKWIFRHHPSWGSSTRRKKDEEDMMFKT from the coding sequence ATGAGAGACAGAGGCAAGGCTGTGGAGTCAGCTCACAACTTTGACATGGAGTACTATTGTTCTTCTTCTGAAATGCCATGCAATAAACACCCGAATTCTTCTTCCATTGGAATATGTGCTTATTGTTTGAAAGAGCGCCTAGCTCTGCTGGTGTGTTCAGATTGCGGTGAGCAGCGTctctcttcttgttcttgttctgaGATCTCATCCTCATCGAATCGAAACTCATGTACTGGGGAGGTAGGTAGTGTTGGGAGAGTCTCATTTCTGATTGAGAATGAGAAGAATGAGGCTTTACTTTCGAAACAAAAGCCGAAACCCCAAGAGAAAGAGGAGGTTGTGGTGCTCAGGAGGAGCAGCAGCAGCTGTGCTGAGATCAAGAGAAGTGGGTTTTGGAGATTTGGGAGGTTGTTTAGGAAGAAGAGGTCAGAGAAGGATTGTGGGAACAAAAGTGTTGGTGGGTTTGATGACAAAAGTGAGATGTGGCTGGTTGATCATGTAGGTGTGTCAAGGTCGAGGTCTCTTTGTAGTTTTAGAGGTGGTGGTTTGTTTGAGTCTGAGGATGGTGGTGATCACCTAGTGGTTTCTGGGGCTAGGAGTTCAATTTCAGCTGCAAGAAGTTCTAGTGTCACTGCTGGTATGGTTTTGGATTCTGGAAGAAAGAGTGGGTTTAGTGAAGGAAGAAAGAGTGGGTTTAGTGAAGGGAGGAAGAGTGGGTTTAGTGAAGGGAGAAAGAGTGGTTTTAGTGAAGGAAGGAAGAGTGGTTTTGATGGTGAAAAGAAAGATGAAGTCTTGGTTTCTGAATTGGGTGGTAATGATCAGTTCAAGGGTGTGAAGAAAAGTGATTTTAGTGGAGCAACCAAGAGAGTTTTCTCACTCAAGGAGAGTGATTTTAGTAGATTGGATGAGTCAGGGTTTATTGACTTGAAGCTTGATTACTCAACAGAATCCAAGCCAGATTTGAAGATGGGAACTTTGACAGGTTCAGAGTCTCTGTTTGGAAGCATGAGGGGTAGTGACTTTGTGGCACATGAATACGGTCCAGGTCAATTTGGGGATGGGATTTTCAGTCATAGTGGTTCTTGTAGAATTACAGTCAATGAGAGAGGGATAAAGAGGGGAAGGAAAAGCTTGAAGGGTGGTTGGAAATGGATTTTCAGGCATCATCCAAGCTGGGGATCCAGTACTAGGAGGaagaaagatgaagaagatatgATGTTCAAAACCTGA